The region GGTCACCTGGGCGCCGAGCTGGGCGGCGACGTGGGCGGCCTCGTAGCCGCCGGGGCCACCACCGATGATGACGACGCGTTCGGTGCTCATGCTCAGAGGTTGATCATGTGGCCGGCGATGCCCTCGATCGCTTCCTTCATCGCCTCGGAGAGGGTCGGGTGCGCGAAGACGTTGCGGGCGACCTCGTCGGCGGTGAGGTCCCACTGCTGCGCGAGGGTGAGCGCCGGCAGCAGCTCGGTGACCTCGGGGCCGATCATGTGGGCGCCGATGATCTCGTTGTGCTCGGCGTCGGCGACGATCTTCACGAAGCCGACCCCCTCGGCCATGCCACGGGCCTTGCCGTTGGCCGAGAACGGGAACGACGACACCTTCACGTCGTACCCCTTCTCCGTGGCCTGCGCCTCGGTGTAGCCGAAGGACGCGATCTGCGGCTGGCAGAAGGTGGCGCGCGGGATCATGTCGAAGTTGATCTCCATGGTCTCGGCGCCGGCGATCGTCTCGGCCGCGACGACGCCCATCGCCTCGGCGGTGTGGGCGAGCATGAGCTTGCCGGTCACGTCGCCGATCGCGTAGATGTGCGGGACGTTGGTGCGGCCGCGGGCGTCGACGGCGATCGCGCCGCGCTCGGTGAGCTCGATGCCGGCGTTCTCGAGGCCGTAGCCGTCGACCCGCGGCGCGAAGCCGAAGGCGGCGAGCATCTTGTCGGCCTCGAGCACCTGGGAGTCGCCGCCGTCGGCGGGGCTGACGGTGACGCGTACGCCGCTCCCGGTGTCCTCGACCTGCTCGACCTTGGTGGAGAGCAGCACCTTGACGCCGAGCTTCTTGTACTGCTTGAGCAGCTCCTTCGAGACGTCGGGGTCCTCGGTGGGGACCATCCGGTCGAGGAACTCGACGATCGTGACGTCGACGCCGAAGTTGGT is a window of Nocardioides conyzicola DNA encoding:
- the lpdA gene encoding dihydrolipoyl dehydrogenase, which gives rise to MSTHFNVLVLGAGPGGYVAAIRAAQLGQSVAVIEEKYWGGVCLNVGCIPSKALLRNAEIAHIITKEKDVFGISGDASMDFGVTHKRSRGVADSSAKGVHFLMKKNKITEIDGWGTIKGTNEVEVDKDGTKTTYTFDHLIIGTGAKVRMLPGMSKSDNVVTYEEQILDSSLPASIIIGGSGAIGVEFAYVMTNFGVDVTIVEFLDRMVPTEDPDVSKELLKQYKKLGVKVLLSTKVEQVEDTGSGVRVTVSPADGGDSQVLEADKMLAAFGFAPRVDGYGLENAGIELTERGAIAVDARGRTNVPHIYAIGDVTGKLMLAHTAEAMGVVAAETIAGAETMEINFDMIPRATFCQPQIASFGYTEAQATEKGYDVKVSSFPFSANGKARGMAEGVGFVKIVADAEHNEIIGAHMIGPEVTELLPALTLAQQWDLTADEVARNVFAHPTLSEAMKEAIEGIAGHMINL